A single region of the Procambarus clarkii isolate CNS0578487 chromosome 81, FALCON_Pclarkii_2.0, whole genome shotgun sequence genome encodes:
- the LOC138358010 gene encoding uncharacterized protein isoform X1, producing MVCLPFKPAAGTNVPANIRIVDEAHTKIMWFGKSRSPCQLLKQNQVKVIMMHGLAWSEAPLLCKRKSTKVGDCLWSCLGSSVHLGASVPQPETVIIIRCIINTICKTY from the exons atggtatgcctccctttcaaaccagcagctggcacaaatgttccagcgaacatcagaatagtggatgaagcccacactaaaat aatgtggtttggaaagtccagaagtccctgtcagttgcttaaacagaatcag gtgaaagtgattatgatgcatggactggcttggagtgaggctcctttactctgcaaaaggaaatctacaaaagtgg gtgattgtctctggagttgtcttggatcttctgttcatctaggagcatctgtcccacaacctgaaacagtaataattattagatgtattataaatactatatgtaaaacttattaa
- the LOC138358010 gene encoding uncharacterized protein isoform X2, protein MKPTLKCCGRSWQQSWRKILADLQMWFGKSRSPCQLLKQNQVKVIMMHGLAWSEAPLLCKRKSTKVGDCLWSCLGSSVHLGASVPQPETVIIIRCIINTICKTY, encoded by the exons atgaagcccacactaaaat gttgtggaaggtcctggcaacaGAGCTGgaggaaaatacttgcagatctacaa atgtggtttggaaagtccagaagtccctgtcagttgcttaaacagaatcag gtgaaagtgattatgatgcatggactggcttggagtgaggctcctttactctgcaaaaggaaatctacaaaagtgg gtgattgtctctggagttgtcttggatcttctgttcatctaggagcatctgtcccacaacctgaaacagtaataattattagatgtattataaatactatatgtaaaacttattaa